The sequence GCTCTATTAATGTCAAGCAGTTGTTTTGTTTTAGCATATGCTGGAAGGAAATGGCAGACATAACTTGAACGCACACTTCTAATGTATCCTGATCATGCATTTTTATACAGAAGTGGAGATAAACAATGGATGTATTAAGTTTTGAACCTAGATGACAACCATGTGATTGTTCTCACTGATGATGGTTTGTAATGATGCAAATTCAGGGCTAAGAGGTCAGCATCTAGAGAATCAAAGGACGTCCAGTGACTCTTCTTAGTGGTACCACTAGAAACAAGGCTCTTTACACTAAGCTAAATGTTGCAAACATAAAGAATCCTAATGAGAAACAAGCAAACAATGGTATGTTGCATGCTCTTAAGTTACCAGTGTAAGTTATATGAATCAGCCAAGAAACCAGCTCTCATGTATGTTCTATATTCTTCTGCAGTTAATCATCCTTTTAAATGTTAGGAGGCTCCTTTGAATTAGCATACCTAAGACATGCTCATATACTAAATGCAGGGTACAACTATATTAACTGAACCTGCTGTTATGTCACTTCATATTATTTTTTACAAAGCATTCATGATAGTTGGGTACTAAATCTTTTTGTTTTCAGTTTTACATGTGCCAACACACTAATAAATCAAATCCGAATAGGTCAATCATTGATTGCTCATTCAGTTCCAGGGCAAAGGTCAGCAAGAAAACAATATAATGAGGATTTGGTAAAGTTTCATTGCTCCAATATAACTGTGCAAAGGTCAGCAAGCTAGCTTGCTCTTTGTTTTGCTCAGTTAGTTATATACCTTTGACTTTGAGCTGATGTTGATTTGTGAATTTTATTATACTGTGTACTTTGGATTTAGGAATCGCTTAGGGCTCTATGGAATGCCTCCTTTCCTGATACAAAGCTCACTAGCTTAGTTTTAGAACAGTGGAAAGACATGGGGTTGGCAGGGCGTCAACCCAGCGACTGATTTCAGGTTAATTTGAGTTTTTTGCCTCTCTATGCTCTATTTTAGATGGTTGAAAATATGTTTCACACTGTTCCTTTTAGTTTTTTTCTGGGAATTTTTTTATAATGCTCCTTGCCGCTTTCTTCTTAGAGGCCCACAATCAGCTATTGGTTTCATGCAACAAACATGTCTGCATTTCCCTAACACATGAAGAGTCTTAACAATATCATCTTACTTTGATTTCAGGGGTTGTGGGTTTGTTTCTCTTGAGAACCTTTTTTTGCAAGAACATACCCGGTAGGTCCTTTGGATCCTATATATAACAACGAATGAACTCCTCCTTACCAAGTGAGCAAAGTATCCATGCATATAGATCTGATGGTTGGTGGTGGCTGATCCAACAATTAAGCAGGCTTCTTTCAAGAGGTTGATGCTGAAGCAGCAAGTAATGTGAACTAGATGGGAGTACCCCTTTGCGGTTGCAGGTGTAAACATCTCATACATGCTGATTCAACTGCTGGAACTCAACTTAGGTATTTTTTTATACTTCGTGGCCGGGCATGGCATTTGATCTCTACATGTGAAACTATCCACTTGCCTGGAATTAATAAGAATTTACATGTATTGACTACGTGCATTGCATTGCATCGCACACACATCAAATTTGTTTTGGTCAATGCACTAATAAAATTACTAATCAGAGCACGTACATCTAAACCCACCTCGTGCATCGCGTTCGTATGAGTCAAACGTCCCTATCATTGTGCAGGCACATTGCAATGTAGTATCAAGTTTTGTTTCCTTTCTTAAGATGTGGAATCTTTGGATTTGATTACGACTGTTGGACAATGAACATGCATTATTATAGTAGGCACATGGACACAGCCGGTGCTAACTGCTAACCAATGTGCAACCATCTCGTCCCATTGCATGTATGTCTTGTGCTGCCACCCATGATTGTCCTACCTCATCATCCATACCAGCACACAGAACAAGCCAGTTCGCGCCAGAATCATCATGTGGATTCAAACAGAAAAATAAAGAAAGGCTTGTTGATTCCCTTTTGTTTTTATGATTCTGCATGTACTATCTCTTTGAAAACAATAGCAGAATGAATGATTTTTATATGATAGTAGGTGTCTGTGACTCTGTGTAACAAACGATTTATGTCTTTAATAGGAACAGAAGTTGTTATTGAGTTTTAGGTGGTAGATGATGCTACACATTTTGATAAGTTACTAATAGCATCTTGCTTGTTTTGTAGGAAACCAAAGGAGATTACCATGTTTTTTTACCTCATCACCGTATGGCAGTTATGTTCATTCCCCTGCTAAAGGTGGCACCAAATGTTCTTTAATGGGAAAGTTCCTTCTAGAGATCAACCCTGAACTATTCATATTGTTTGTTTCCCTCAGACCTTCACATAGGAATGCCAGCTTTGTATCTATTTTGTAGTTTTTCTTAAAAAGGGACTATTCAACTTTGTTTTACTTTATTATTATTATGATCAATGAACATAGAACAACACCTTCCCGTGGAGGCTTCAAGTGCACCAATGTTAAAAAGTTGTGAGGTTACAGGTAGTGAAAACTCACCCTATGTTTTGCTGACCGATCCAGCAGCTGCTGACAACGGCTGACGATCTTCCAAGAATGTTTGTGCTGAAGGAAGAGAAGAAAGACTCATTCTGGCAGCTCCCTTGTGTTGATCTTCTGTCTCTTTACTGTCTGAATACCCCTATAAGGTATAGAAAAAATGTGGGCTATAGAACTAGGTGGTGGAGTTGGTAAAGGTGAAGCAGTTCTTTGGAGCGTTTGTCCTGTCCTAAAATGATCTTGAACCTTGGGTGTCAAAGATGCAGGATTTGGTACCAATGGGGCAGAGTGGGCAACTAAAGTGGGGGATGTTGTATTTTTTGATGTGTTAACAGGTGGTCGAGGAAGCTCATGCAGTTCCTTGATCTTCGGTGAGGAAATGGTGGCGGCGAGTTGCTGAAAGTTCTCTTTGCCCGGGAACATGATCtagaagtcgtctagagggggtgaataggcgaataaaaaattatcacttaaaactagaaattcttactatactcgaaggctggatcacGGTGGAATGAAAGACACTTCAAGTAGGTCGTAGCAGAAATGAAATTCCTGTCTCAAAATACCATGCACTTCAAAgatagcttataccacagataagtattgaagtacaAGTATAAAAACAATTAAGACAGAGAGAtagcacacaacacagagcagagcatcaAGTATAAAAACAATTAAGACAGAGAGAtagcacacaacacagagcagagcacattgATGCTGGCGGCGGCTGCTGCCTGGAGGCAGCGGCAGAGCTTATGATCATCGAGACCTTTGATACCAGATTGGTAGGAGTTGTGTTTCCTATACTGacgatatgtttccgttgcaacgcacgggcatccacCTAGTATAAATAAAGTATTCAACGCAGATAGCAGATCCACCAACGCTGAAACGCATGCTCAGCCTCCATTGACCAAAGCCTGCCTCGGACCTCCACTTTGGAAAAATGGAGAAGGAAGAACAtcgctatcaacatcatcttccatTTCATCCTGTATCTAAACTTTGTCAACCATTTGCGCAGGCCGCAGACACACTCATACATCAGTCCCTTTTGATTAGTCCATATACACCCACTACCAGAAAAGCAGCAGCCCCCCCACCACAAAGTGTATGGCTAGCTAGTGCACTACAGACCCGGAAAGAAACATTATGAGAGCATGCCAGACTCTTTTAGCAGCTCCCTCTCTCCATCACTCACACTCATAGGGGGCATTGAAAGATGGAGGAGCATGAGCAGGTTATTGCTTACCATATCCTTGCAATTAAAGCACCTTTGAACAAAAGATCGGAAAGGGAAAGGCGATATCATATACCATTTGGTACAACTTCAAGTGGAGAGGATCTTTTAGGTCTTTTTTCCCTGCCTCCTCCTTGTTAGTGAATCGAAGCCGGCATTTCTATCTTACGCTTTGATTGGTAGGTTAACGCCTGCTAACAGCCCCGAAAGGATGCAAGTTACGCTTGCTGCCACTATACTAGGAAGGAGTGTTGGGTTCTGGTTTTACTGGTTGTCCGTCCTGCGAATGTTGCGTGTCATAGATTGCCATGGCGAGCGAGATGGGCATCATGCAGAGTGCTTTGGACTGGAGGAATTGCATCGCTGCCCCAATGTCTTCTTCCATCAGCTTTGCGACCTGTCTTTCTGTGCCGTCCGTTGACCACTTCTCCCAAATCTGCTGTTTGCTCCCACTATCACTTGCTTCCCCCTAACGAAACCAAAGGAAGATCCAATTTTAACGACCAATAGATACGGAAATATCGGGATGGAAAAGGACAGTCAAATTGTTTTTTCAAGTCACAACAAGGTCATTCGAGAAAGAAATAAAGCTCGTCATATTATGGCAACCTGAGGATATGTAAGGTCACAGAAATTGGGCTATAGAGATAGTGATGGTAAATCAATAGTGTGGCTGGTATACTTCGTCAAGCTGATGTATAGTAAAGATGAAATCATTTGTTGGTTTGAACTTTAGGCCTACAGACTACACAGTGGTTGTCACTGAAAGCAACGAGTAGAACCAGTTTGTACTGATGTAAAAAAAACATACTAGAAAATGGGTAAAAACTCGTGATTAAAACAAGATGATGAATGGACTTCAACACCATTGCCTAGAAAGCGCTAGAGAAACATTTATGTCAATGACAAACTTCTAAAGGCATTTACAAACTGTAAATGAAATTATTCTTGCAAGAAAAAAATAACCAAAATGTATGTTATGTCCTGATAACAGGATACATAGCATACTTGAACGAAACCTGTTATTAGATGCAATTCTAACAAAGTAACGATTATAGCGTCGGTATGGAAACCAGGATCATAAATGTTTCAAGTTTGAGCACCAAGCTGATGTACAAGGCTATGTATTCCCAATCATCATTCAACATAATGAAAAGAAATTGGCAATGGTTAAAAGGGTTTCAAACTTTGAAGAGTTATAGTTAAAATTTACAAAACCACACAAAAGAGCAATTGGTTTACAGGTTTATCACAGTTGTGGAGCACAAGCAAATTATGCTGATAATCTCGTGGCAGTAAAAGTGAAGTTACCAGAGGGCAATAGTTAGTAGTCACAAATCACAGGCTTACCTTAACTGAAAGTGGGATATCAGCAACCAGCTGTGCCACAGCACCAGCACCACCCAGCCTGCTCATGCTTAGAACCTAATGTTACAGAATCAAGGTCCCATCAGTGATCAAACAAGTAACTCAACTGGTAGTTAATGATTCAAAGATGTTAGCATAATGAGCTGAACCTTGACTTGAAGCCTCAGAAACTTCACATAATCTAGGATCTCATCTAGCATAGCTGCTCTATCTGTCTGCATAGTTTAAAAATGAAACATAATATCAGAAGTTTCTCTTTGTCATCTTTTAACCTTACATGGTGAACGGCACTCTGGATCTTTTAATTCAAAATCATGTGTTGTCCCAAATATTTACATAATCATGAGGATACATATATGTTTAACTCAAAAGTAAAGGCATACAACACTCATGTAGCACAATTCCCGGTGAGATGACAATAAGTCCTTCAAAAGCACTAAGACTTGATTGTCAAAATGACAATGAGGAACAAGCACAACAATAATATAACTTTGTCAAAACATCATGAGCCTAGACCACTTGCTGAGATTCTGTCAGTGTCAGACAGGCAGGCATGTGAACTAGACTGTAGAGTCTTCGCCTATATAATAACACCTACAAGTATGTAACATCAATACCTTGTTTGTATTGGGCACCAATTCCTGTAGGGCCCTCATCCTTTCTGCTATTCTCTCTCTTCTTAGCTGCAGTAGATCAAACATGGTTCAAAAAACTGCTGAATAAGAAGATAGAGGACTGTAATGAGTGGAAATGAAAAGTGAAAAAGCACAGATCTAAACTAAGTGAGAAGAACCATAACAATAAGCACAAGCAGCAGGCATAATTCTTCTGCTATCAGAAGCATGTTACTGAAGTTCAAAGCAAGCAGATACCTTAAGAAAAAAGCATATGCTATATAACATGCACCATCCAACTTATACTACAATACAGTGGTATGGCAGCTGAAACTTAACGAAAAATACCACATGCCCCCAGCACCGCCAAACTACAGCACATAATCTAGCTTAACACAATCAGCCCTCTTTGAACCTGTGGTTATCGATTGCTTGCAACCAAAGAAAATGCATAGCATTGAAAACAAGAGATAAGAAGACCATTTGAAGCTGATCGGACAATCACAGAGAGACGTGACAAATGGTTGCCCGAGCATGTCAGCCTACATGAACTGTAAATTACTCAGCAACCGATTTGTAAACCACGGAAAAC is a genomic window of Zea mays cultivar B73 chromosome 5, Zm-B73-REFERENCE-NAM-5.0, whole genome shotgun sequence containing:
- the LOC100285681 gene encoding Transcription factor UNE12, producing the protein MAGQPPPQGPEDDFFDQFFSMTAGGSYPGATAGGGRAPGDQPFSLALSLDAAAAEASGSGKHADGGKADREAIQLPGLFPPAFGGGVQPPHLRATPPTQVFHAQQPKQGGAAVGPQPPAPRPKVRARRGQATDPHSIAERLRRERIAERMRALQELVPNTNKTDRAAMLDEILDYVKFLRLQVKVLSMSRLGGAGAVAQLVADIPLSVKGEASDSGSKQQIWEKWSTDGTERQVAKLMEEDIGAAMQFLQSKALCMMPISLAMAIYDTQHSQDGQPVKPEPNTPS